The following are encoded together in the Naumannella cuiyingiana genome:
- a CDS encoding DUF664 domain-containing protein, protein MYAPAEHDEVTGLANYVDSQLDAIAAAATGLTEEQARETPLRSGLSIGGIAKHITAIVRTAPGRIRDGAPTEEITADQIAAHEAQFVVGPEETTAGILAELAAARGELREAILASDPDQPTHDAPAPWFGIFDARPIRQRFYLVHLIEEIARHAGHADIIREQLDGVQVPSLELRAAGVPANEFIGDYQPAPGTIGA, encoded by the coding sequence ATGTACGCACCGGCCGAACACGACGAGGTCACCGGACTCGCCAACTATGTGGACAGCCAGCTCGACGCGATTGCCGCGGCGGCGACCGGGCTCACCGAGGAGCAGGCCCGGGAGACGCCGCTGCGCAGCGGGCTGTCGATTGGCGGGATCGCCAAGCACATCACGGCGATCGTCCGCACGGCCCCCGGCCGGATTCGGGACGGCGCCCCGACCGAAGAGATCACCGCGGACCAGATCGCCGCGCACGAGGCGCAGTTCGTGGTCGGCCCCGAGGAGACCACCGCGGGCATTCTGGCCGAGCTTGCCGCGGCGCGGGGCGAGCTGCGGGAGGCAATCCTCGCCAGCGATCCCGATCAGCCGACCCACGATGCACCGGCGCCCTGGTTCGGCATCTTCGACGCCCGGCCCATCCGGCAGCGCTTCTACCTGGTGCATCTGATCGAGGAGATCGCCCGGCACGCCGGGCATGCCGACATCATCCGCGAACAGCTCGACGGCGTGCAGGTGCCGAGCCTGGAACTGCGCGCGGCGGGCGTACCCGCGAACGAGTTCATCGGCGACTATCAGCCCGCCCCGGGCACCATCGGCGCCTGA
- a CDS encoding ABC transporter ATP-binding protein has product MTVETTDAWRGVAAEGAQDITEAGSVFLRRRSRRLLGELLRPYRRIAWLLLLAVLIENAARLSIPWLVQRGIDLGIPPLAESGSSTVLIEIIAVMVVAVICQALARIWFLRESGRIGQRILLTIRRRLFGHFQKLDVAFHDRYTSGRVVSRLTSDVEAIAEMVNAGVDSLITAVLTMVGVGVLLLVLDFELGLICLLTFVPLMLLVRWFARQSSRIYRRVRELSALVIVQFVESMTGIRAVQAYRRQGRNDEIFSGLSRRYADANLDAFRLVAIFMPAVGLVGNLAICAVVVFGGAQVIEREISLGVLAAFLLYLRMFFAPMQEISQFYNTFQSAISALEKLSGVLEERPGVAEPADPLRPAAARGELRLDHVGFSYVDGVPVLPDLDLTIPAGQTVALVGTTGAGKTTIAKLFARFYDPTSGRVLLDGVDVRGLADDELRERVVLVTQENFMFEGTIGDNIAFGRPGASAEEIRAAARAVGVDVFIDSLPDGYATDVGKRGGRLSAGQRQLIAFARAFLADPAVLILDEATSSLDIPSERLVQRALRTVLADRTAVIIAHRLSTVEIADRVLVLEHGQVLEDGSPVELMNRRDGRYARLYEAWAGSLA; this is encoded by the coding sequence ATGACGGTCGAGACCACCGACGCCTGGCGCGGCGTCGCCGCCGAGGGAGCGCAGGACATCACCGAGGCCGGCTCCGTCTTCCTGCGCCGGCGCAGCCGGCGACTGCTCGGCGAGCTGCTGCGCCCCTACCGCCGGATCGCCTGGCTGCTGCTGCTCGCCGTGCTGATCGAGAATGCCGCCCGGCTGTCCATCCCCTGGTTGGTCCAGCGCGGGATCGACCTCGGCATCCCGCCGCTGGCCGAGAGCGGCTCGTCGACCGTGCTGATCGAGATCATCGCGGTGATGGTGGTCGCGGTGATCTGCCAGGCGCTCGCGCGGATCTGGTTCCTGCGCGAGTCCGGCCGGATCGGCCAGCGGATCTTGTTGACCATCCGGCGCCGGCTGTTCGGGCACTTCCAGAAGCTCGATGTGGCGTTCCATGATCGCTACACCTCCGGGCGGGTGGTCTCGCGGCTGACCAGCGATGTCGAGGCCATCGCGGAGATGGTCAATGCGGGCGTCGACTCGTTGATCACCGCGGTGCTGACCATGGTCGGCGTCGGTGTGTTGTTGCTCGTCCTCGACTTCGAGCTCGGTCTGATCTGCCTGCTCACGTTCGTCCCGCTGATGCTGCTGGTCCGCTGGTTCGCGCGGCAGAGCTCGCGGATCTATCGCCGGGTACGCGAGCTGTCGGCCCTGGTCATCGTGCAGTTCGTGGAGTCGATGACGGGCATCCGCGCCGTCCAGGCGTACCGCCGGCAGGGCCGCAACGACGAGATCTTCTCCGGGCTGTCCCGCCGGTACGCCGATGCGAACCTCGACGCCTTCCGGCTGGTCGCGATCTTCATGCCGGCCGTCGGGCTGGTCGGGAACCTGGCGATCTGCGCCGTCGTGGTGTTCGGCGGCGCGCAGGTGATCGAGCGCGAGATCTCCCTCGGCGTGCTCGCGGCCTTCCTGCTCTATCTGCGGATGTTCTTCGCGCCGATGCAGGAGATCAGCCAGTTCTACAACACCTTCCAGTCCGCGATCTCGGCGCTGGAGAAGTTGTCCGGGGTGCTGGAGGAGCGCCCGGGCGTGGCCGAGCCGGCCGATCCGCTACGCCCCGCCGCCGCCCGCGGCGAGCTGCGCCTGGATCACGTCGGCTTCTCCTATGTCGACGGTGTACCCGTGCTGCCCGACCTCGACCTGACCATCCCCGCCGGACAGACCGTCGCCCTGGTCGGCACGACCGGCGCGGGCAAGACGACGATCGCGAAGCTGTTCGCGCGGTTCTACGACCCGACCAGCGGGCGGGTGCTGCTGGACGGTGTGGACGTGCGCGGGCTCGCCGACGACGAGCTGCGCGAGCGGGTGGTGCTGGTCACCCAGGAGAACTTCATGTTCGAGGGGACGATCGGCGACAACATCGCCTTCGGCCGGCCCGGGGCATCGGCGGAGGAGATCCGCGCGGCCGCGCGCGCCGTCGGGGTGGACGTGTTCATCGATTCGCTGCCCGACGGGTACGCCACCGACGTCGGCAAGCGCGGTGGCCGGCTGTCGGCCGGGCAGCGGCAATTGATCGCGTTCGCCCGGGCGTTCCTGGCCGATCCGGCGGTGCTGATCCTCGACGAAGCGACGTCGAGCCTGGACATTCCCAGCGAGCGGTTGGTCCAGCGGGCCCTGCGTACCGTGCTGGCCGACCGGACCGCGGTGATCATTGCGCACCGGTTGAGTACCGTCGAGATCGCCGATCGGGTGCTGGTGCTGGAGCACGGTCAGGTGTTGGAGGACGGCAGCCCGGTGGAGTTGATGAACCGGCGCGACGGTCGCTACGCCCGGCTGTACGAGGCGTGGGCGGGCTCGTTGGCGTGA
- a CDS encoding response regulator transcription factor — protein sequence MQILVVDDDQAVRDSLARSLQYNGYEVSTASDGVEALASLSADRPDAVIMDVMMPRLDGLEATRMLRQMGNDVPILVLTARDAVNDRVDGLDAGGDDYMAKPFSLDELLARLRALVRRAGAGEESEEDKETLTFADLSLNVHTREVLRAGRHINLTRTEFALLETFLRNPRRVLERSWLLNEVWGFDFPTTANSLEVYIGYLRRKTEAEGEERLIHTVRGVGYVLRETNS from the coding sequence ATGCAGATCCTGGTGGTGGACGACGATCAGGCGGTACGCGATTCGCTCGCCCGGTCGTTGCAGTACAACGGCTATGAGGTGAGCACCGCCTCCGACGGTGTCGAGGCGCTGGCCAGCCTGTCCGCCGACCGTCCCGATGCGGTGATCATGGACGTGATGATGCCCCGGCTGGACGGCCTGGAGGCCACCCGGATGCTGCGCCAGATGGGCAATGATGTGCCGATCCTGGTGCTCACGGCGCGCGATGCGGTGAACGACCGCGTCGACGGGTTGGACGCCGGCGGCGACGACTACATGGCCAAGCCGTTCAGCCTCGACGAGCTGCTGGCCCGGCTGCGGGCGCTGGTCCGGCGGGCGGGCGCGGGCGAGGAGAGCGAGGAGGACAAGGAGACCCTGACCTTTGCCGACCTCAGCCTCAATGTGCACACCCGCGAGGTGTTGCGCGCCGGACGGCACATCAACCTGACCCGCACGGAGTTCGCGCTGCTGGAGACATTCCTGCGCAATCCGCGCCGGGTGCTGGAGCGGTCCTGGCTGCTGAACGAGGTGTGGGGCTTCGACTTCCCGACCACGGCGAACTCGCTGGAGGTCTACATCGGCTACCTGCGCCGCAAGACCGAGGCCGAGGGCGAGGAGCGCCTGATCCACACCGTGCGGGGCGTCGGCTACGTCCTGCGCGAGACCAACTCCTGA
- a CDS encoding sensor histidine kinase — protein MRLLRRIFGAPSLPRRITWLTTIVVAAGVWIAGLSAYFVTRLVLFDQLDRELISVATTASRTVAADLNTMGGLNAEALNAVNVTLVVVGADRQPITIQSAPRTLQWGTPELAVARLQEGSSARTGRADDGTPYRIVAVPMQVNGHPYALVIGRDLGPTTSALATLLITVILVGALLALAAAVVGALVARSTLRPLRELSAAVTRITRTDALDPIEVHGDDELSRLTRSFNTMLYSLGSSRARQRRLIADAGHELRTPLTSLRTNIELLVADQRSHMLPDSAREEILGDISAQLAEFTTLIQDLVQLAREDRIEPTREEIDLRDIVTHALERVRRRGPGLHFDVELNPLYLIGEPDTLERAVTNLLDNAVKFSPPGGTVRVYLDGDQLRIADEGPGIAEEDLPHVFDRFYRADAARNTPGTGLGLSIVAQTVARHGGWVRASRSAQGGAEFTLRLPGSTTPLDEPAEPAPQQLI, from the coding sequence ATGCGGCTGCTGCGCCGGATCTTCGGGGCCCCGTCGCTCCCCCGCCGGATCACCTGGTTGACCACCATCGTGGTGGCGGCGGGCGTCTGGATCGCCGGCCTCTCGGCGTACTTCGTCACCCGGCTCGTCCTGTTCGACCAGCTCGACCGCGAGCTGATCTCCGTCGCTACCACGGCCTCGCGTACGGTCGCCGCCGATCTGAACACCATGGGCGGGCTGAACGCCGAGGCGCTGAACGCCGTCAACGTCACGCTCGTCGTGGTCGGTGCGGACCGGCAGCCGATCACCATCCAGAGCGCCCCGCGCACCCTGCAGTGGGGCACGCCCGAGCTGGCCGTGGCGCGCCTGCAGGAGGGTTCCTCGGCGCGTACCGGCCGGGCCGATGACGGTACGCCCTACCGGATCGTGGCCGTCCCGATGCAGGTCAACGGCCACCCGTATGCCCTGGTGATCGGCCGCGACCTGGGGCCGACCACCAGCGCGCTGGCCACCTTGTTGATCACGGTGATTCTGGTCGGCGCGCTGCTGGCGCTGGCCGCCGCGGTGGTCGGCGCGCTGGTCGCCCGATCCACCCTGCGGCCGCTGCGCGAGCTGTCGGCAGCGGTCACCCGGATCACCCGGACCGACGCGCTCGACCCGATCGAGGTGCACGGCGACGACGAACTGTCCCGGCTGACGCGTTCGTTCAACACGATGCTGTACTCCCTCGGCAGTTCTCGCGCGCGGCAGCGCCGCCTGATCGCCGACGCGGGCCACGAACTGCGGACGCCGCTCACCTCGTTGCGGACCAATATCGAACTGCTCGTCGCCGACCAGCGATCCCACATGCTGCCGGACTCCGCACGCGAGGAGATCCTCGGCGACATCTCCGCCCAGCTTGCCGAGTTCACCACTTTGATCCAGGACCTGGTACAGCTCGCCCGCGAGGACCGGATCGAGCCCACGCGCGAGGAGATCGACCTGCGCGACATCGTCACCCACGCCCTGGAGCGGGTACGCCGACGCGGCCCCGGGCTGCACTTCGATGTCGAGCTGAATCCGCTCTACCTGATCGGCGAGCCGGACACCCTGGAGCGGGCGGTGACCAACCTGCTCGACAATGCGGTGAAGTTCTCCCCGCCGGGCGGCACCGTGCGGGTCTACCTGGACGGTGATCAACTACGCATCGCCGACGAGGGCCCCGGCATCGCCGAGGAGGACCTGCCGCACGTCTTCGACCGGTTCTATCGCGCCGATGCGGCGCGCAACACCCCCGGCACCGGCCTCGGCCTGTCGATCGTCGCGCAGACCGTCGCCCGGCACGGCGGCTGGGTGCGGGCCTCCCGGTCGGCGCAGGGCGGCGCCGAGTTCACGCTCCGGCTGCCCGGCTCGACCACCCCGC
- a CDS encoding ABC transporter ATP-binding protein, producing MSSDPARPLGEQDVLAPPPRGRRHNWTSMWRFRRAIVPWCGRFAISYLATLGAVLATLAIPLLTRWVIDGPVARSDYIGLYALGALVLALGIVEPLLLFLRRWLASRAGLATENRIRTTLYHRLQRLPMSFHGQWESGQLLSRIMTDLGYLRRFLGFGLNFLVVNIVQIAIVVILLIQLYWPLGIIVAISVVPIVWLCLHMERQYTRLSRQVQDQTGDVASSIEEGVHGLRVIKAFGRNAYAFDKMNRRATLLYETSVARTRLSARFWTFLEVIPTLTLIIVLGIGAYAAATGAVTLGTLIAFVTLLLSLIWPVAALGFLLAMAQETFTAADRVAEILDTENLITDGPRELTAAAGRVELREVAFRFPDGDVDVLDGVDLVVEPGETLALVGGTGSGKTTLTALIPRLLDVTGGQVLLDGVDVRDLRLDNLRTLVATAFEDPTLFSMSARENLTLGRPDATEAEIDAALDLAQAGFVRDLPWGLDTRIGEQGMSLSGGQRQRLALARAVLARPAVLVLDDTLSALDIHTEALVEEALRTVLGRGRTTGIIVAHRASTVLLADRVALLQEGRIAAVGTHAELLSGVPAYRELLSAEFDCEAELDELEAAR from the coding sequence ATGTCGTCCGACCCGGCCCGCCCGCTCGGCGAGCAGGACGTCCTGGCGCCACCGCCGCGCGGCCGCCGGCACAACTGGACCTCGATGTGGCGGTTCCGTCGGGCGATCGTGCCGTGGTGCGGCCGGTTCGCGATCAGCTACCTGGCCACCTTGGGCGCCGTGCTCGCCACGCTGGCCATCCCGCTGCTCACCCGCTGGGTGATCGACGGCCCGGTCGCGCGTTCGGACTACATCGGCCTGTACGCCCTCGGCGCACTCGTCCTCGCGCTCGGCATCGTCGAGCCGCTGCTGCTGTTCCTGCGCCGCTGGCTCGCCTCGCGCGCGGGCCTGGCCACGGAGAACCGGATCCGCACCACGCTCTATCACCGGCTGCAGCGGTTGCCGATGAGCTTCCACGGCCAGTGGGAATCCGGCCAGTTGTTGTCCCGGATCATGACCGACCTCGGCTACCTGCGCCGCTTCCTCGGCTTCGGCCTCAACTTCCTGGTGGTCAACATCGTCCAGATCGCCATCGTGGTGATCTTGCTGATCCAGCTCTACTGGCCGCTCGGCATCATCGTGGCCATCTCGGTCGTCCCGATCGTCTGGCTCTGCCTGCACATGGAGCGCCAGTACACCCGGCTGTCCCGGCAGGTCCAGGACCAGACCGGCGATGTGGCCTCCTCGATCGAGGAGGGTGTGCATGGGCTGCGGGTGATCAAGGCCTTCGGCCGCAATGCGTACGCGTTCGACAAGATGAACCGCCGCGCCACCCTGCTCTACGAGACCTCCGTCGCCCGCACCAGGCTGTCCGCCCGGTTCTGGACCTTCCTCGAGGTGATCCCCACCCTGACGCTGATCATCGTGCTCGGGATCGGCGCGTACGCCGCGGCGACCGGCGCGGTCACGCTCGGTACGCTGATCGCCTTCGTCACCTTGCTGCTGTCGCTGATCTGGCCGGTCGCGGCCCTGGGCTTCCTGCTGGCGATGGCGCAGGAGACCTTCACCGCCGCGGACCGGGTGGCCGAGATCCTCGACACCGAGAACCTGATCACCGACGGCCCGCGGGAGCTGACCGCTGCCGCCGGTCGGGTCGAGTTGCGCGAGGTCGCCTTCCGCTTCCCCGACGGCGATGTCGACGTCCTGGACGGCGTGGACCTGGTCGTCGAGCCCGGCGAGACCCTCGCGCTGGTCGGCGGGACCGGCTCGGGCAAGACCACCCTGACCGCCTTGATCCCGCGGCTGCTCGATGTCACCGGCGGGCAGGTGCTGCTCGACGGCGTCGACGTCCGGGACCTGCGGCTGGACAATCTGCGCACGCTGGTGGCGACCGCCTTCGAGGACCCGACCCTGTTCTCGATGTCGGCCCGGGAGAACCTGACGCTGGGCCGGCCCGACGCCACCGAGGCCGAGATCGACGCCGCGCTCGACCTCGCCCAGGCCGGCTTCGTGCGCGACCTGCCGTGGGGCCTCGACACCCGGATCGGGGAGCAGGGGATGAGCCTGTCCGGCGGCCAGCGGCAACGGCTGGCACTGGCCCGCGCGGTGCTTGCCCGGCCCGCCGTGCTGGTCCTCGACGACACCCTGTCCGCCCTCGACATCCACACCGAGGCGCTGGTCGAGGAGGCGCTGCGTACCGTGCTCGGGCGGGGGCGTACCACCGGCATCATCGTCGCCCACCGGGCCTCCACCGTCCTGCTCGCCGATCGGGTGGCGCTGCTGCAGGAGGGCCGGATCGCCGCCGTCGGTACGCATGCGGAGCTGCTGTCCGGCGTACCCGCCTATCGCGAACTGCTGTCCGCGGAGTTCGACTGCGAGGCCGAGCTGGACGAGTTGGAGGCCGCCCGATGA
- a CDS encoding dimethylarginine dimethylaminohydrolase family protein, with product MDWGRNYLLVDPEHFRIDYRINPYMDPTQQPDLARARAQWQSLIEAIDAAGGSVEVLDQSPDCPDMVYAMNLAQVWTRAGQRHALLSHMRYPQRRLETPAVAEWLTEHGYQLHWIGTPELADTTQLDTDGSPAPHFESGDAFWWRDELIIGHGPRSQAAAVDRVGAITGVPTVGIAITHPAMFHLDLSFCPLTETAALVCPGAFDPADADALLARVPDPITLGVDEALDFAANCIVVGDTVLGPRLDDRLIKELDSRGLRHVALDLSEFQLSGGSARCLSNPLDITFS from the coding sequence ATGGACTGGGGGCGGAATTATCTACTGGTCGACCCGGAGCATTTCCGGATCGACTACCGGATCAACCCGTACATGGATCCGACCCAGCAGCCTGACCTCGCCCGGGCTCGCGCCCAGTGGCAGTCGCTGATCGAGGCGATCGATGCCGCCGGCGGCTCCGTGGAGGTGCTCGACCAGAGCCCCGACTGCCCCGACATGGTCTATGCGATGAACCTCGCGCAGGTCTGGACCCGCGCCGGCCAGCGGCACGCCCTGCTCAGCCACATGCGCTACCCGCAGCGCCGCCTGGAGACCCCGGCCGTCGCCGAGTGGCTGACCGAGCACGGCTACCAACTGCACTGGATCGGTACGCCGGAGCTCGCCGACACCACCCAGCTCGATACCGACGGTTCCCCCGCGCCGCACTTCGAGTCGGGCGACGCGTTCTGGTGGCGGGACGAGTTGATCATCGGCCACGGGCCGCGCAGCCAGGCCGCGGCCGTCGACCGGGTCGGCGCGATCACGGGCGTACCCACCGTCGGCATCGCGATCACCCACCCGGCGATGTTCCACCTCGACCTCTCCTTCTGCCCGCTGACCGAGACCGCCGCGCTGGTCTGCCCGGGGGCCTTCGATCCGGCCGACGCCGACGCGCTCCTGGCCCGCGTACCCGATCCGATCACCCTCGGCGTGGACGAGGCACTGGATTTCGCCGCCAACTGCATCGTGGTCGGCGACACCGTGCTCGGGCCGAGACTGGACGATCGGTTGATCAAGGAGCTCGACAGTCGCGGCCTGCGCCATGTCGCGCTCGACCTGTCGGAGTTCCAGCTCTCCGGCGGCTCGGCGCGCTGCCTGAGCAACCCGCTGGACATCACCTTCTCCTGA
- a CDS encoding low molecular weight protein-tyrosine-phosphatase, translated as MTRPHVIFVCWGNICRSPMAAQVARRYADDAGVDIEISSAGVSAEELGNPIDPRAARTLREHDYPVDDHTAHQIDAAEIRDADLVIAMEDSHLDRMARVLGEPLGDKGRLLTDFDPAAEPGPGVPDPWYGGQDGFESTLATIEAAMPGIVTACRAD; from the coding sequence GTGACACGACCGCATGTGATCTTCGTCTGCTGGGGCAATATCTGCCGCTCGCCGATGGCGGCCCAGGTCGCCCGGAGGTACGCCGACGACGCCGGCGTCGACATCGAGATCAGCTCGGCCGGGGTCAGCGCGGAGGAACTGGGCAATCCCATCGACCCCCGCGCGGCCCGGACACTGCGCGAGCACGACTACCCCGTCGACGACCACACCGCACACCAGATCGACGCCGCGGAGATCCGCGACGCCGACCTGGTCATCGCCATGGAGGACAGCCACCTCGACCGGATGGCCCGCGTCCTCGGCGAGCCGCTCGGCGACAAGGGCCGGCTGCTCACCGACTTCGACCCGGCCGCCGAGCCGGGCCCCGGCGTACCCGACCCCTGGTACGGCGGTCAGGACGGCTTCGAGAGCACCCTCGCCACGATCGAGGCGGCGATGCCCGGCATCGTCACCGCATGCCGAGCAGATTGA